One genomic region from uncultured Cohaesibacter sp. encodes:
- the ettA gene encoding energy-dependent translational throttle protein EttA, which produces MARQFIYHMHGLSKTYGGGKKVLDNVHLSFYPDAKIGILGPNGAGKSTVLRIMAGLDSEFTGEAWAADGAKIGYLPQEPVLDESKDVLGNVMEGVAEKQAILDRYNELMMNYSDETAEEGAKLQDVIDSQNLWDLQSQVEMAMDALRCPPSDADVSVLSGGEKRRVALCKLLLSEPDLLLLDEPTNHLDAETVNWLEKHLREFKGAVLIITHDRYFLDNVTGWILELDRGRGIPYEGNYTAYLEAKAKRLAQEGREEAARQRALSREQEWIAASPKARQAKSKARIRAYDELLKRNEERAPGTAQIIVPPGERLGDVVIDVEGLKKGFGERLLIDGLDFKLPPGGIVGVIGPNGVGKTTLFKMLTGHDKPDEGSITLGETVHLGYVDQSRDALDSNKTVWEEISEGDDIIKLGKREMNSRAYCSAFNFKGGDQQQKVGSLSGGQRNRVHLAKVLKSGANVLLLDEPTNDLDTETLAALEDALEDFAGCAVVISHDRMFLDRLATHILAFEGDSHVEWFEGNFEDYEKDKVRRLGPDAVNPKRVKYKPFTR; this is translated from the coding sequence ATGGCGCGACAATTCATTTATCACATGCATGGTCTTTCCAAGACCTACGGTGGCGGCAAGAAGGTTTTGGACAATGTCCATCTTTCTTTCTACCCTGATGCGAAAATCGGTATTCTCGGCCCCAACGGTGCAGGTAAATCTACCGTGCTTCGGATCATGGCCGGACTGGACAGTGAATTCACTGGTGAAGCCTGGGCGGCAGATGGAGCCAAGATTGGCTATCTGCCTCAGGAGCCAGTTCTTGACGAGAGCAAGGATGTTCTTGGCAACGTGATGGAAGGGGTTGCCGAAAAGCAGGCCATTCTGGATCGCTACAATGAACTGATGATGAATTATTCCGACGAAACTGCGGAAGAAGGCGCCAAGCTTCAGGATGTGATCGACAGCCAGAATCTGTGGGATCTGCAGTCTCAGGTGGAGATGGCCATGGACGCATTGCGCTGTCCGCCGTCGGATGCCGATGTTTCAGTTCTGTCTGGTGGTGAAAAGCGTCGTGTGGCGCTCTGCAAACTGTTGCTCTCGGAGCCTGACTTGCTGCTGCTCGACGAACCGACCAACCATCTGGACGCTGAAACGGTCAACTGGCTTGAAAAGCATCTGCGTGAATTCAAGGGCGCCGTGCTGATCATCACCCATGACCGTTACTTCCTTGACAATGTGACCGGCTGGATTCTCGAACTCGACCGTGGCCGCGGCATTCCTTATGAAGGCAACTATACTGCCTATCTTGAAGCCAAGGCCAAGCGTCTGGCTCAGGAAGGGCGTGAAGAGGCTGCCCGTCAGCGCGCTCTCTCGCGCGAACAGGAATGGATTGCCGCCAGCCCGAAAGCCCGTCAGGCCAAATCGAAGGCCCGTATCAGAGCTTATGACGAATTGCTCAAACGCAACGAAGAGCGCGCTCCGGGTACTGCTCAGATCATCGTTCCTCCGGGAGAGCGTCTTGGTGATGTGGTGATTGACGTCGAAGGGCTCAAAAAGGGCTTCGGCGAGCGTTTGTTGATCGATGGTCTGGATTTCAAACTGCCACCGGGTGGCATCGTTGGTGTGATCGGTCCGAACGGCGTTGGTAAAACCACCCTGTTCAAGATGCTGACCGGCCATGATAAGCCAGACGAAGGCTCCATCACTCTGGGTGAGACTGTGCATCTTGGCTATGTTGACCAGTCTCGCGATGCGTTGGATTCCAACAAGACTGTCTGGGAAGAAATCTCAGAAGGCGACGATATCATCAAGCTGGGCAAACGCGAGATGAACAGCCGCGCCTATTGCTCCGCCTTCAACTTCAAAGGGGGCGACCAGCAACAGAAAGTGGGCTCACTTTCGGGTGGGCAGCGCAACCGCGTGCATTTGGCCAAGGTTTTGAAATCGGGCGCCAACGTGTTGCTGCTTGATGAGCCGACCAACGATCTGGATACTGAAACTCTTGCCGCTCTGGAAGATGCCCTTGAGGATTTCGCAGGTTGCGCGGTGGTCATCAGCCATGATCGTATGTTCCTTGACCGTCTCGCCACGCATATTCTTGCTTTTGAAGGCGACAGCCATGTTGAATGGTTTGAAGGCAACTTCGAGGATTACGAGAAGGATAAAGTGCGCCGTCTTGGTCCAGATGCAGTCAATCCCAAGCGCGTCAAATACAAGCCGTTTACGCGCTGA
- a CDS encoding VOC family protein, whose translation MHVTAFRIFVRDLAVARDFYANSLKWPMVWDRFEQGAVGFEPGMLVIIEEEDARGPQASLIGRFTGLSLAVDDLPTLYQTLKARGVPFVAPPERQFWGGSLVHLIDPSGNIITLVE comes from the coding sequence ATGCATGTAACCGCATTCCGGATTTTCGTTAGAGATCTTGCAGTCGCACGCGATTTTTATGCAAATTCGCTCAAGTGGCCCATGGTGTGGGACCGCTTCGAGCAGGGCGCCGTTGGTTTTGAACCGGGTATGCTGGTCATCATCGAGGAAGAAGATGCGCGGGGGCCTCAAGCATCCTTGATCGGCCGTTTCACCGGACTTTCGCTGGCTGTCGATGATCTGCCGACTTTGTATCAGACGCTCAAAGCGCGTGGGGTTCCCTTCGTCGCGCCGCCGGAAAGACAATTCTGGGGTGGATCGCTGGTGCATCTGATCGATCCCTCAGGCAATATCATCACTCTTGTAGAATAG
- a CDS encoding DUF2336 domain-containing protein, with protein MQAANVKTELVDWKVLSGQSDSGKSDELMRHVASLFSLTASHCDDEQLATYDTVMQRLADLVCEDTRSFAAQKICHLENAPHNIIRRFAFDAIKVADPVLRNSPVLTDDDLIEVTEANSEDHMVSISTRKSISSVVTDVLVRSGRETVMIKLAANCGADLSEDSQRLLKQAADNDRFLARELANRISDNQRSAPVLSKQASARKHVDLSGVWACIEPMVDEHFYNLSRHSYLARYRFDSSLTKIDKLYAQGFLGNGVLRQFACNDQFADLVCGIAKMTGFPHQIIARMMACLEWDQVLSLFRLQSFSDELVRDILECGPWMLCLSANQCIAVLKRYRQLSTDEALKIANSWPKTGLILD; from the coding sequence ATGCAGGCTGCCAACGTAAAAACCGAACTTGTGGACTGGAAGGTTCTTAGCGGTCAGAGCGATAGTGGTAAGAGCGACGAATTGATGCGCCATGTTGCGTCGTTGTTTTCGCTGACAGCGTCTCATTGCGATGATGAGCAGCTGGCCACTTATGACACGGTCATGCAGCGGCTTGCAGATCTCGTCTGTGAGGATACGCGTTCTTTTGCTGCTCAAAAGATCTGCCATCTAGAAAATGCCCCGCATAATATCATTCGCCGCTTTGCCTTTGATGCCATCAAGGTTGCTGACCCAGTGTTGCGTAACTCTCCGGTTTTGACGGACGATGATTTGATTGAAGTCACCGAGGCGAACAGCGAAGACCACATGGTGTCCATTTCCACACGCAAGAGCATCAGTAGTGTTGTGACTGATGTGCTTGTCAGATCCGGACGTGAAACCGTGATGATTAAACTGGCCGCCAACTGCGGTGCCGATCTCTCCGAAGATAGTCAGCGGCTTCTGAAACAGGCTGCAGACAATGACCGTTTTCTCGCTAGGGAACTGGCCAACAGGATCTCGGACAATCAGCGCTCTGCTCCGGTTTTGAGCAAGCAGGCTTCAGCCAGAAAGCATGTTGATCTTAGCGGTGTGTGGGCCTGCATCGAACCGATGGTGGACGAGCATTTCTACAATCTGTCGCGCCATTCCTATCTGGCTCGTTACCGCTTCGATTCCTCTTTGACCAAAATTGACAAACTCTATGCGCAAGGCTTTTTGGGCAATGGCGTGTTGCGGCAGTTTGCCTGCAATGATCAATTTGCCGATCTGGTTTGCGGTATCGCCAAGATGACCGGCTTCCCCCATCAGATCATCGCGCGCATGATGGCATGTCTGGAGTGGGATCAGGTGCTGAGCCTGTTCCGCTTGCAATCCTTCTCGGACGAACTGGTGCGCGACATATTGGAATGTGGTCCGTGGATGTTGTGCCTTTCTGCCAATCAATGTATCGCTGTTCTCAAGCGTTATAGGCAATTGAGCACAGATGAAGCCCTCAAAATTGCCAATAGCTGGCCAAAAACGGGTCTGATACTAGATTGA
- a CDS encoding sensor domain-containing diguanylate cyclase — translation MPHILENLDKSFYVSILDALNDGVYFVNRKRRVIFWNKGAERLSGFTAEEVLGKSCADHTLNHVDDDGNCLCLQGCPLAACMRDGQSREVNVYMHHKAGHRIPVNIKSFPIRNEAGRITGSVEVFKDNSQHLTMVSEFESLQQEVVTDPLTGVGNRRFADISLERLQAIQSKEYKPYGVIVADIDNFKSINDTWGHSVGDRVIVAIARTMSAILRPSDIVCRMGGDEFLILLSNASPRGLEIVGNRLDLLIKESWMDLGEDILTFSVSIGAALSDVSKSAEAIVEQADEQLYLSKAEGRGCFHLDGKKLDISR, via the coding sequence GTGCCACATATATTGGAAAATCTGGATAAGTCATTCTATGTATCCATTTTGGATGCGTTGAATGACGGTGTTTATTTTGTCAACCGCAAGCGTCGCGTCATCTTTTGGAACAAGGGAGCTGAACGGCTTAGTGGCTTTACGGCTGAGGAGGTTCTGGGCAAGAGTTGCGCTGACCATACCCTCAATCACGTTGACGATGATGGCAATTGTTTATGCCTACAAGGATGCCCATTGGCAGCCTGCATGCGCGATGGTCAATCACGTGAAGTCAATGTCTATATGCATCATAAGGCGGGTCATCGGATACCAGTCAATATAAAGTCCTTTCCGATACGCAATGAGGCGGGGCGAATTACTGGTTCTGTTGAAGTGTTTAAAGATAACAGCCAGCATCTGACAATGGTTTCCGAATTTGAATCCTTGCAGCAGGAGGTGGTTACCGATCCTCTGACCGGCGTAGGGAACCGTCGCTTTGCTGATATTTCGCTGGAACGATTGCAGGCCATTCAGAGCAAGGAATATAAGCCTTATGGCGTGATCGTGGCTGATATCGACAATTTCAAGTCCATCAATGATACATGGGGTCACAGCGTTGGCGATCGTGTGATCGTGGCCATTGCCAGAACCATGTCTGCCATTCTCAGACCCTCTGATATCGTCTGCCGGATGGGGGGAGATGAATTTCTTATTCTGTTGTCCAACGCCAGCCCGCGTGGGCTTGAAATTGTGGGTAATCGTCTGGACCTTCTTATAAAGGAATCCTGGATGGATCTGGGTGAAGACATTCTCACCTTCTCTGTATCCATAGGGGCGGCCCTTTCTGATGTGAGCAAGTCAGCCGAAGCCATTGTCGAGCAAGCTGATGAACAGCTTTATCTGAGCAAAGCCGAAGGGCGCGGATGCTTTCATCTCGATGGCAAGAAGCTCGATATATCTCGCTAG
- a CDS encoding lytic murein transglycosylase, whose translation MPIRIWTSLFGFTSVRGLISTGFLLFALLSTESNAQTAQGFQNWIRNFWPTAQSAGITAKTYNAAFAGAQFDSSVIKRATNQPEFVKPIWSYLDGAVSDLRIKNGQKMRSKYASLLGRLENSFGVDRYVLLAIWGMETAYGSIFSNKALIKPTIQSLAMLAYADPQRSKFGQTQLLAALKILQSGDVAPSEMVGSWAGAMGHTQFIPTTFLSKAVDYDGDGHRDIWNSIPDALASSANLLKEAGWETGKTWGYEVSLPSNFQFELADGKTTKTLADWQKMGAKRVHGRAFPRPSDQAQLIMPAGYRGPAFLILKNFSVIKRYNNATSYALAVGHLADRIRGGRGFEHEWPRSDRMLTTTERKELQTILNRLGYDTGGVDGRLGSKSRAAIRHWQKRNGHVPDGFASGDLLEALRKS comes from the coding sequence ATGCCTATACGAATTTGGACAAGTCTTTTTGGGTTCACCTCCGTTCGGGGATTAATTTCCACAGGCTTTCTGCTGTTTGCACTTCTCTCTACAGAGTCAAACGCGCAAACGGCGCAAGGGTTCCAAAATTGGATACGGAATTTTTGGCCGACGGCTCAATCGGCCGGTATCACGGCAAAAACATACAATGCTGCCTTTGCTGGTGCCCAGTTCGATAGCTCCGTGATCAAACGGGCGACCAACCAGCCAGAATTTGTCAAACCCATCTGGTCCTATCTGGATGGCGCGGTCAGCGACCTGCGCATCAAGAACGGCCAGAAGATGCGGAGCAAATATGCGTCTCTGCTGGGCCGACTGGAAAATTCCTTTGGAGTGGATCGGTATGTTCTGTTGGCGATCTGGGGCATGGAAACCGCTTACGGGTCCATTTTTAGCAACAAGGCGTTGATCAAGCCCACCATCCAGTCGCTCGCAATGTTGGCCTATGCGGACCCGCAGCGCTCCAAGTTTGGGCAAACACAGCTGCTGGCCGCTCTCAAGATCTTGCAGAGCGGTGATGTCGCGCCTTCCGAAATGGTTGGCTCTTGGGCTGGTGCCATGGGGCACACCCAGTTCATTCCAACCACTTTCCTGAGTAAAGCAGTTGATTATGATGGTGATGGACACCGGGATATCTGGAATTCCATTCCGGACGCTTTGGCTTCCAGTGCCAATCTGTTGAAGGAAGCTGGATGGGAAACCGGCAAAACCTGGGGCTATGAGGTGTCTTTACCCAGCAATTTCCAGTTTGAACTGGCGGATGGCAAAACAACAAAGACGCTTGCCGACTGGCAGAAAATGGGAGCAAAGCGTGTGCATGGGCGGGCTTTCCCGCGGCCAAGTGATCAGGCTCAGCTAATCATGCCAGCTGGTTATCGCGGACCGGCCTTCCTTATTTTGAAAAATTTCTCGGTTATCAAGCGCTATAACAATGCCACATCCTATGCCTTGGCCGTTGGTCATTTGGCAGACCGTATTCGCGGCGGGCGTGGCTTTGAGCATGAATGGCCCCGTTCTGACCGGATGCTCACAACAACTGAGCGAAAGGAGCTTCAGACTATTCTGAACCGCCTTGGATATGATACAGGTGGCGTCGACGGGCGGCTGGGCTCCAAGTCTCGTGCCGCTATCCGTCATTGGCAAAAACGCAATGGTCATGTACCGGACGGGTTTGCCAGCGGCGATCTTTTGGAAGCTCTGCGCAAGAGCTGA
- the hisN gene encoding histidinol-phosphatase, which produces MSIERAPDFDFLHQLADLAGDTVMPLFRKAIEIENKLDGGFDPVTDADKQAELKLRGLIQEQFPSHGILGEEFEGKDLDADGLWVLDPIDGTRAFISGLPTWGTLIGYRHSGGQSLGMMSQPFTKERFFGDGKNAFYQGPDGQRSVKTRVCKAMSEATLFTTALDIFAPDELKAFQRVEDAVRLSRYGVDCYAYCMLAIGMVDLVIEAALKPVDIAPLIPLIEGAGGVVTNWQGGSAFDGGQVVATGDPDLHQSVLDLLANQS; this is translated from the coding sequence ATGAGTATTGAACGCGCCCCCGATTTTGATTTTCTGCACCAACTCGCTGACCTGGCCGGAGATACGGTTATGCCGCTTTTCCGCAAGGCGATCGAGATTGAAAACAAACTCGATGGTGGCTTTGATCCGGTGACCGATGCGGACAAGCAAGCCGAGCTGAAACTGCGCGGGCTTATTCAGGAGCAGTTTCCAAGCCATGGCATTCTGGGGGAAGAATTCGAGGGCAAGGATCTTGATGCCGATGGGCTATGGGTTCTTGATCCAATTGACGGAACGCGCGCCTTCATCTCCGGTTTGCCAACCTGGGGCACGTTGATCGGCTATCGGCATTCAGGAGGTCAGAGCCTTGGCATGATGAGCCAGCCTTTCACCAAGGAACGTTTTTTCGGCGATGGCAAGAATGCCTTTTATCAAGGACCGGATGGACAGAGGTCGGTGAAGACACGTGTTTGCAAGGCGATGAGTGAGGCGACTTTGTTCACCACCGCACTAGATATTTTTGCTCCCGATGAGCTCAAGGCCTTTCAGCGGGTTGAGGATGCAGTGCGCCTGTCGCGCTATGGCGTTGATTGCTACGCCTATTGCATGCTGGCCATTGGCATGGTGGATCTGGTGATCGAAGCGGCCCTGAAGCCGGTTGATATTGCACCGCTTATTCCGCTGATTGAAGGAGCCGGTGGTGTGGTCACAAACTGGCAGGGTGGCTCGGCCTTTGATGGCGGACAGGTGGTTGCTACAGGGGACCCTGATCTGCATCAGTCGGTGCTTGATCTTCTTGCAAATCAAAGCTGA
- the galU gene encoding UTP--glucose-1-phosphate uridylyltransferase GalU, which translates to MVQPIRKAVFPVAGLGTRFLPATKALPKEMLTIVDRPVIQYVVDEARAAGVEQFIFVTGRNKAVIEDHFDVQVELEDTLKQRGKYDVLKSLRKDLPKAGHTMFTRQQQPLGLGHAVLCAKELVGHEPFALLLPDMIMKSPKGCLAQMMDVYNKRAGNIVALEEVPMEMTFKYGVIQPGEKFEDSVEINGMVEKPEPGTAPSNLILSGRYILQPEIFEYLKDQQPGSGNEIQLTDAMISLNNDQSFTGMIYDGETYDCGSKSGFLMANVSYGMERDDIAPNVASTIRSIIEKYDTENGHK; encoded by the coding sequence ATGGTACAGCCAATCCGCAAAGCCGTATTCCCTGTAGCAGGTCTTGGAACGCGCTTCCTTCCAGCGACCAAAGCCCTGCCCAAGGAAATGCTTACGATTGTCGACCGACCAGTTATTCAATATGTCGTTGACGAAGCCAGGGCTGCGGGTGTCGAACAATTCATTTTCGTTACCGGTAGAAACAAGGCAGTCATCGAGGACCATTTCGACGTACAGGTAGAGCTGGAAGACACGCTCAAACAGCGCGGCAAATATGACGTGCTCAAAAGCCTGCGCAAAGACCTGCCAAAAGCAGGCCATACCATGTTTACCCGTCAGCAGCAGCCGCTGGGCCTTGGGCACGCCGTTTTGTGCGCCAAAGAGCTTGTTGGCCATGAACCATTCGCGCTGCTTCTTCCAGATATGATCATGAAGTCGCCCAAGGGCTGCCTCGCCCAGATGATGGACGTCTACAACAAACGCGCAGGCAACATCGTTGCACTTGAAGAAGTGCCGATGGAAATGACCTTCAAATATGGTGTCATTCAGCCGGGCGAGAAATTTGAAGACAGCGTAGAGATCAACGGCATGGTCGAAAAACCGGAGCCGGGCACTGCGCCTTCCAACCTTATCCTCTCCGGTCGTTATATCCTGCAGCCGGAAATCTTTGAGTATCTCAAGGATCAGCAACCGGGCAGCGGCAACGAAATCCAGCTGACCGACGCCATGATCAGCCTCAACAACGATCAGTCCTTCACCGGCATGATCTATGATGGCGAAACCTATGACTGCGGGTCCAAATCAGGCTTCCTGATGGCCAACGTGTCTTATGGCATGGAACGCGATGACATTGCGCCGAACGTGGCCAGCACAATTCGCTCCATCATCGAAAAATATGACACGGAGAATGGCCACAAATAA
- a CDS encoding alpha/beta hydrolase, with protein sequence MQLNNLDKFPELADGVCHEMVCWDQHKVRVARWPSLSPDPKGTICLLHGRSEFIEKYYEVITELRQRGFAVATMDWRGQGLSDRLTRNGVKGHVRRFSDYGKDLEQFIEEVILPDCPPPCFALTHSMGGLILLSNLPDLRIKIDRAVLCAPLIQLSTEGHSLLGIKPQQATIRRLAGFLRYLGFGESYVPGASRSPFDRGGFYTNQLTSDGPRYDRNRQFLIDCPALGIGGPTVLWTHEVCKAMDSLQSSDFQSSIHTPVLIVTASNDSVVNSAAAELFAKTTRAAGAISITGSKHEIMMEREIIREQFWAAFDRFIPGENTLRQESA encoded by the coding sequence GCCATCGCTGTCGCCCGATCCAAAAGGCACGATTTGCCTGCTGCACGGCCGGTCCGAATTCATCGAAAAATATTATGAAGTCATCACCGAGTTACGCCAACGCGGCTTTGCCGTTGCCACCATGGATTGGCGCGGACAAGGCTTATCAGACCGCCTGACCCGCAATGGTGTGAAAGGACATGTTCGCCGCTTTTCCGATTATGGCAAGGATCTCGAACAGTTCATCGAAGAAGTCATCCTGCCGGACTGTCCTCCGCCCTGCTTTGCCCTCACCCACTCCATGGGTGGGCTCATCCTGCTTTCCAATTTGCCCGATCTCAGGATCAAGATTGATCGCGCTGTACTCTGCGCTCCTCTAATTCAACTCTCCACAGAGGGGCACAGCCTGTTGGGGATCAAGCCTCAACAGGCCACCATCCGAAGATTGGCAGGATTTCTGCGTTATTTGGGGTTTGGCGAAAGCTATGTGCCCGGCGCCAGCCGGTCGCCCTTTGACCGAGGAGGCTTTTACACCAATCAGCTCACTTCAGACGGCCCTCGCTATGACAGGAACCGTCAGTTTCTCATCGATTGCCCCGCGCTGGGGATCGGCGGACCGACAGTTCTATGGACCCATGAAGTCTGCAAGGCGATGGACAGCCTGCAATCGAGCGATTTCCAATCTTCTATTCACACCCCAGTGCTCATCGTCACGGCAAGCAACGACAGCGTGGTCAACTCGGCCGCAGCCGAACTGTTTGCCAAGACCACTCGGGCAGCAGGCGCCATTTCCATTACCGGCAGCAAGCATGAAATCATGATGGAGCGCGAGATCATTCGCGAACAATTCTGGGCAGCCTTTGACCGCTTTATTCCCGGCGAGAACACGCTCAGGCAGGAAAGCGCCTGA